The Cloacibacillus sp. DNA window GGAACAGATGAAAGGAACATATAAAGACGAATCTACCATGATGATCAGAAAATACAACTCAAAAGACGTAGCGGCGCTTGCGGCGCTTTTTTATGACACCGTACACAGCGTCAACGTAAAAGATTACACCAAAGAACAGGTCGATGTGTGGGCGACCGGCCGCGTTGATTTGGAGGCTTGGGATCGTTCGTTTTTGAGCCGCTGCGCGTTGGTCGCGGAGATCGGTGGGACGATCGTCGGTTTTGCGGATATGGATGGGGACGGATATCTGGACAGGCTTTATGTCCATAAAGATTACCAGAGGCGCGGCGTCGCTTGCGCTCTTGCCGCGAAGCTTGAAAGCTATGCGGAAGAAAATAATATTGCGGCTGTTACGACATACGCCTCAATAACGGCGCTGCCGTTTTTTGAAAAACGAGGTTATGCGGTGGAACGCGAAAATATTGTAGACAGAGACGGCGTTCTGCTCAAAAATTATAAAATGACAAAAAGAACGGTAGAAATAACAATAATAGAGGAACGTTCAAAAGAGCTGATAGAGGAACTAGTGTCGTTATGGCAGGCTTCCGTGAGGCAAAGTCATCTTTTTCTGACGGACGGCGACATTGAAAAGCTGACGCCGTTGGTACAGGAGGCTCTATCTGCTGTTCCCGTGCTGGCAGTTGCGTTCAGTGGAGGCAGAGCCGCGGGCTTTATGGGTGCGGCGGAGGATAAAATCGAGATGCTGTTTCTCGCGCCCGCGTGGTTTGGAAAGGGTCTCGGCTCTCGATTTGTTAAAAAGG harbors:
- a CDS encoding GNAT family N-acetyltransferase — protein: MKGTYKDESTMMIRKYNSKDVAALAALFYDTVHSVNVKDYTKEQVDVWATGRVDLEAWDRSFLSRCALVAEIGGTIVGFADMDGDGYLDRLYVHKDYQRRGVACALAAKLESYAEENNIAAVTTYASITALPFFEKRGYAVERENIVDRDGVLLKNYKMTKRTVEITIIEERSKELIEELVSLWQASVRQSHLFLTDGDIEKLTPLVQEALSAVPVLAVAFSGGRAAGFMGAAEDKIEMLFLAPAWFGKGLGSRFVKKAIHEFHVKFVDCNEQNPAAVKFYEKMGFKTFCRSEVDEQGAAFPILKMKLKGKSQKPSSCLSY